Proteins found in one Odontesthes bonariensis isolate fOdoBon6 chromosome 11, fOdoBon6.hap1, whole genome shotgun sequence genomic segment:
- the LOC142391949 gene encoding protein NLRC3-like, whose translation MDQSEDTETSLCGEHESQSKAQRKGQRPGSRSGSSQSELQKDIPLFKLQALKAEIHQRPEPEPEPEPEPSCVSFKSNQSKEDWIYFKRICSSDKKIHQTLEPEPEPEPEPEPEPESEPEPSCVSFKSDRSMEHPLIFKSDPHPSPQRVDQQSSEGPSGQSAQQHQTQLDSIFMLLEDNMLTFVKEELKKMQKVLSPDYPECLESQREAEDEEQRSSREALVKITVHFLRRMKQEELADRLQSKLVAVVCGRKVKCALKKKFQCVFEGIPKAGKPTLLNQIYTELYITEGGSGEVNDEHEVRQIEAASRKAGRAETSIRQEDIFKGPPGRDEPIRTVMTKGVAGIGKTVLTQKFTLDWAEGKANQDIQFMFPFTFRELNVLKERKFSLVELVHHFFTETKAAGICSFEQFQVVFIFDGLDECRLPLDFHSKEPLTDATEPTSVDVLLTNLIRGELLPSARLWITTRPAAANQISAGCVGMVTEVRGFTDPQKEEYFRKRFRDEEQASRIISHIQTSRSLHIMCHIPVFCWITATVLEDVLDTREGAELPSTLTEMYIHFLVVQAKVKKLKYDGGAVTDPHWSPESRKMIESLGKLAFEQLQKGNLIFYESDLTECGIDISAASVYSGVFTQIFREERGLYQEKVFCFIHLSVQEFLAALHVHLIFINSGLNLMREDEEQEETTNIDLKDLNQCAVNKALESPNGHLDLFLRFLLGLSLQTNQRLLRGLLTQTGNSSQTNQKTVDYIKKNISKNLSAERSINLFHCLNELNDRSLVEEIQRYLNSGSLSTDKLSPAQWSALVFILLSSGKHLDVFDLKKYSASEEALLWLLPVVKASNKAV comes from the exons atggatcagagtgaggacactgaaacctctctgtgtggggaacatgagagccagagcaaagctcagag gaagGGACAGAGACCTGGATCCAGGAGTGGGTCCTCACAGAGCGAACTGCAGAAGGATATCCCACTTTTCAAATTACAGGCCTTAAAAGCAGA GATCCACCAgagacctgaaccagaacctgaaccagaacctgaacccagctgtgtgtcctttaagagcaACCAGTCGAAGGAAGATTGGATTTATTTCAAAAGAATCTGTTCATCTGACAAAAA GATCCATCAGACActggaaccagaacctgaacctgaacctgaacctgaaccagaaccagaatcagaacctgaacccagctgtgtgtcctttaagagcgacCGGTCAATGGAGCATCCTCTTATCTTCAAATCAGACCCACATCCGtcccctcagag agtggaccagcagagctcagagggtcccagtggtcagtctgcccagcagcatcaaacacagctggactccatatttatg ctgctggaggacaacatgctcacttttgtgaaggaggagctgaagaagatgcagaaggttctgagtccagattacccagaatgcttagagagtcagagggaggctgaggatgaagagcagaggagcagcagagaggcattagtgaagatcacagttcacttcctgaggagaatgaagcaggaggagctggctgaccgtctgcagagca aactTGTTGCTGTAGTTTGTGGACGTAAAGTTAAAtgtgctctgaagaagaagttccagtgtgtgtttgaggggattcctaaagcaggaaagccaacccttctgaatcagatctacacagagctctacatcacagagggagggagcggagaggtcaatgatgaacatgaggtcagacagattgaagcagcatccaggaaagcaggcagagcagaaacatccatcagacaagaagacatctttaaaggcccacctggaagagatgaaccaatcagaacagtgatgacaaagggagtggctggcattgggaaaacagtcttaacacagaagttcactctggactgggctgaaggcaaagccaaccaggacatccagttcatgtttccattcactttcagagagctgaatgtgctgaaagagagaaagttcagcttggtggaacttgttcatcacttctttactgagaccaaagcagcaggaatctgcagctttgaacagttccaggttgtgttcatctttgacggtctggatgagtgtcgacttcctctggacttccacagcaaggagcccctgactgatgctacagagcccacctcagtggatgtgctgctgacaaacctcatcaggggggagctgcttccctctgctcgcctctggataaccacacgacctgcagcagccaatcagatctctgctggctgtgttgggatggtgacagaggtcagagggttcactgacccacagaaggaggagtacttcaggaagagattcagagatgaggaacaggccagcaggatcatctcccacatccagacatcacgaagcctccacatcatgtgccacatcccggtcttctgctggatcactgctacagttctggaggatgtgttggacaccagagagggagcagagctgcccagcaccctgactgagatgtacatccacttcctggtggttcaggccaaagtgaagaagctcaagtatgatggaggagctgtgacagatccacactggagtccagagagcaggaagatgattgagtctctgggaaaactggcttttgagcagctgcagaaaggaaacctgatcttctatgaatcagacctgacagagtgtggcatcgatatctcagcagcctcagtgtactcaggagtgttcacacagatctttagagaggagagagggctgtaccaggagaaggtgttctgctttatccatctgagtgttcaggagtttctggctgctcttcatgtgcatctgatcttcatcaactctggactcaacctgatgAGAGAAGATGAAGAACAAGAAGAAACAACCAACATTGATCTGAAGGATCTCAATCAATGTGCTGTGAACaaggccttagagagtccaaatggacacctggacctgttcctccgcttcctcctgggtctttccctgcagaccaatcagaggctcctacgaggcctgctgacacagacaggaaatagctcacagaccaatcagaaaacagtcgATTACATCAAGAAGAATATCAGTaagaatctgtctgcagagagaagcatcaatctgttccactgtctgaatgaactgaatgatcgttctctggtggaggagatccaacGTTACCTGAattcaggaagtctctccacagataaactgtctcctgctcagtggtcagctctggtcttcatcttactgtcatcaggaaaacatctggatgtgtttgacctgaagaaatactctgcttcagaggaggctcttctgtggctgctgccagtggtcaaagcctccaacaaagctgtgTGA